One window of Bacillus alkalicellulosilyticus genomic DNA carries:
- a CDS encoding isoprenylcysteine carboxyl methyltransferase family protein, producing the protein MFLFIIIIVVIQRLVELLIANRNAKWMKAQGGIEIGASHYKYIVFLHISFFISLLIEGLRTTSEMTSWWWIPFILFVIAQIGRVWSLSSLGKYWNTRIIILPGAKVVAKGPYRFMRHPNYVIVATEIIVLPIMFQAYVTAIVFTILNAIILSIRIREEENGLRSLTDYEKVFENRFRFIPFLRGLRR; encoded by the coding sequence TTGTTATACAACGATTAGTTGAATTGCTTATAGCCAACCGAAATGCAAAATGGATGAAAGCTCAGGGAGGAATTGAAATTGGGGCCTCTCATTATAAATATATCGTATTTCTGCATATCAGCTTTTTTATAAGCTTACTAATAGAAGGTCTACGTACGACTAGTGAAATGACATCTTGGTGGTGGATTCCTTTTATACTTTTTGTGATAGCACAAATAGGCAGAGTATGGAGCTTGTCTTCGTTAGGAAAGTATTGGAATACGAGAATTATCATCCTTCCTGGTGCTAAGGTCGTAGCAAAGGGGCCTTATCGCTTTATGAGGCATCCTAATTACGTCATTGTAGCTACTGAAATCATCGTATTACCTATTATGTTTCAAGCGTATGTGACGGCTATTGTATTTACGATTTTAAATGCAATCATTCTATCGATTCGTATACGTGAAGAAGAAAATGGACTGCGAAGCCTAACAGATTATGAGAAAGTGTTTGAAAATCGTTTTCGTTTTATCCCCTTCCTAAGAGGACTACGGCGCTAA
- a CDS encoding DUF2179 domain-containing protein: MDWLLENALMMIVIILVINIVYVTLFTVRMIFTLKGQRMFAAGVSVIEVIVYIIGLGLVLENLNRIENLIAYAIGYGIGVLVGMKVEEKLALGYITVNVITKEYEPDIPNALRDKGYGVTNWIAYGREGERLMMEILTSRKSETLLYKTVKELDPKAFIISHEPKAFFGGFWVKKIRR, from the coding sequence ATGGATTGGCTTCTAGAAAATGCACTTATGATGATTGTTATTATTCTTGTCATTAACATTGTTTATGTCACGTTATTTACAGTTCGGATGATTTTCACATTAAAAGGTCAACGAATGTTTGCTGCAGGCGTAAGTGTAATCGAAGTGATTGTTTATATTATTGGATTAGGTCTTGTCCTTGAAAATTTAAACCGAATTGAGAATCTAATTGCCTATGCAATCGGCTATGGAATTGGTGTGTTGGTAGGAATGAAAGTAGAGGAGAAGCTAGCATTAGGATATATCACAGTGAATGTAATCACGAAGGAATACGAACCAGATATTCCGAATGCACTTCGCGACAAAGGGTACGGGGTAACAAACTGGATTGCTTATGGGAGAGAAGGTGAACGACTAATGATGGAAATCTTAACATCAAGAAAATCAGAAACATTACTATATAAAACGGTAAAAGAACTCGATCCCAAAGCATTTATTATTTCCCATGAACCAAAAGCATTTTTCGGTGGGTTCTGGGTCAAAAAGATTCGGAGGTAA
- a CDS encoding NETI motif-containing protein: MATNKKKKMRFEVNDGETISECLDRIASEGYTPVRRMEEPLFEEVKQGGQVEYKPVRQKTIFEAVLNENASL, encoded by the coding sequence ATGGCTACGAATAAAAAAAAGAAAATGCGTTTTGAAGTAAATGATGGAGAGACGATTAGTGAATGCTTAGATCGGATAGCAAGTGAAGGCTATACACCAGTTAGACGAATGGAGGAGCCTTTGTTTGAAGAGGTAAAGCAGGGGGGACAGGTGGAATACAAACCAGTTCGCCAAAAAACAATCTTTGAAGCCGTTTTAAACGAAAACGCTTCCTTATAA
- the purE gene encoding 5-(carboxyamino)imidazole ribonucleotide mutase translates to MNPQVGVIMGSISDWETMKHACDILEELEIPYEKKVVSAHRTPDLMFEYAQAARERGLKVIIAGAGGAAHLPGMVAAKTVVPVIGVPVQSKALNGLDSLLSIVQMPGGVPVATVAIGKAGATNAGLLAAQIVGTQEEKVANRLEQRREQTKAQVLESSEQL, encoded by the coding sequence ATGAATCCACAAGTAGGCGTAATCATGGGAAGTATTTCAGATTGGGAAACGATGAAACATGCATGTGATATTCTAGAAGAACTTGAAATTCCTTATGAAAAAAAGGTCGTGTCTGCTCATCGTACGCCTGACTTAATGTTTGAGTATGCCCAAGCCGCTAGAGAACGAGGGCTTAAAGTCATTATTGCAGGTGCTGGAGGAGCAGCTCATCTTCCAGGAATGGTTGCAGCAAAAACGGTCGTTCCGGTCATTGGAGTGCCTGTTCAATCAAAAGCACTAAATGGCTTAGATTCACTATTGTCAATCGTTCAAATGCCAGGCGGTGTTCCAGTAGCTACAGTAGCGATTGGCAAGGCAGGAGCGACAAATGCCGGGTTACTAGCAGCGCAAATCGTCGGAACGCAGGAAGAAAAAGTAGCGAATCGATTAGAACAGCGAAGAGAACAAACAAAGGCACAAGTATTAGAAAGCAGTGAACAACTATGA
- the purK gene encoding 5-(carboxyamino)imidazole ribonucleotide synthase, with the protein MTLIQPGSTIGFLGGGQLGRMMAISAREMGYRIAVLEPTENSPCGQISDIVIQAQYDDRQGAIELAEHCDVLTYEFENIDKETARWLQENLYLPQGYKLLETSQHRGREKNAIQSFGLPVAPFYVLETFEQLEDAIQKIGIPSVLKTCTGGYDGKGQVVIRSDEDIQPAFEELEGKGELVLEKWIVFEKELSVIVTRNVSGEVKTFPVAENIHRNNILHQTIVPARIDESIQEQAKKMAVRLADGLEMVGTLAVEMFLNKDGEIYINEVAPRPHNSGHYTMNACKTSQFEQHIRAICDLPLGETTLVSPVVMVNILGEHVPAVMDKLSQFDTVKLHFYGKEEAKQGRKMGHINVLADSVEEALSKIEKLAIWE; encoded by the coding sequence ATGACATTGATTCAACCTGGAAGCACCATTGGCTTTTTAGGTGGAGGTCAGTTGGGAAGAATGATGGCAATTTCAGCTCGCGAAATGGGGTACCGAATTGCTGTTTTAGAACCGACAGAAAATTCACCGTGTGGTCAAATTTCAGATATTGTTATTCAAGCTCAGTACGATGACCGTCAAGGAGCCATTGAGCTAGCTGAACATTGTGATGTACTTACTTATGAGTTTGAAAACATAGATAAAGAAACGGCAAGATGGCTTCAAGAAAATTTGTATTTGCCACAAGGATATAAGTTGCTTGAAACTTCTCAACATCGAGGAAGAGAAAAGAATGCAATTCAATCATTTGGCCTTCCAGTGGCTCCATTCTATGTTTTAGAAACCTTTGAACAGTTAGAAGATGCTATCCAAAAGATAGGCATTCCATCAGTCCTCAAGACTTGTACAGGTGGTTATGATGGCAAAGGCCAAGTCGTCATTCGCTCGGACGAAGACATCCAACCCGCCTTTGAAGAACTTGAAGGCAAAGGTGAGCTTGTGTTAGAGAAGTGGATAGTGTTTGAAAAAGAGTTATCTGTTATCGTTACAAGAAATGTTTCCGGCGAAGTGAAGACGTTCCCTGTCGCTGAAAACATCCATCGAAACAATATTTTACACCAGACGATTGTCCCAGCGAGAATTGATGAATCGATTCAAGAGCAAGCTAAGAAGATGGCTGTTAGACTAGCAGATGGATTAGAAATGGTTGGTACATTAGCCGTAGAGATGTTCTTAAATAAAGACGGCGAGATTTACATAAACGAGGTGGCACCTAGACCTCATAATTCTGGCCATTACACAATGAATGCTTGTAAAACATCTCAGTTTGAACAACACATTCGTGCGATTTGTGATTTACCACTAGGAGAAACGACACTAGTATCTCCAGTAGTTATGGTAAATATTTTAGGTGAACATGTACCTGCTGTAATGGACAAGTTATCCCAATTTGACACAGTAAAGCTTCACTTTTATGGAAAAGAAGAAGCGAAACAAGGTCGAAAAATGGGTCATATAAATGTATTGGCAGATTCTGTCGAGGAAGCTTTATCTAAAATTGAAAAATTAGCAATATGGGAATAA
- the purB gene encoding adenylosuccinate lyase: MIERYTRPEMGSIWTEENRYQAWLEVEIVACEAWAELGVIPKEDVAKIRENAGFDVNRILEIEQDTRHDVVAFTRAVSETLGEERKWVHYGLTSTDVVDTALSFLLRQANEILEKDIENFIEILKNKALEHKDTVMMGRTHGVHAEPTTFGLKLALWYQEMIRNLERFKHAANGVRVGKISGAVGTYANIDPFVEKFVCEKLGLEAAPISTQTLQRDRHAEYMASLALIATSIEKFAVEIRGLQKSETREVEEFFAKGQKGSSAMPHKRNPIGSENMTGLARVIRGHMLTAYENVPLWHERDISHSSAERIIIPDATIALNYMLNRFGNIVKNLTVFPENMKRNMTRTYGLIYSQRVLLSLIDKGMAREEAYDLVQPKTAEAWEKGIQFRELVEAEERITSVLSPAEIDDCFDYNYHIKNVDTIFKRVGLL; the protein is encoded by the coding sequence ATGATTGAACGTTACACAAGACCTGAAATGGGTTCGATTTGGACAGAGGAAAACCGATACCAAGCATGGTTAGAGGTTGAGATTGTTGCCTGTGAGGCATGGGCTGAACTTGGAGTTATTCCTAAAGAAGATGTAGCTAAAATTAGAGAAAATGCTGGATTTGATGTCAATCGCATTCTAGAGATCGAACAAGATACTCGTCATGATGTTGTCGCTTTTACAAGAGCTGTTTCTGAAACATTAGGAGAAGAGCGTAAATGGGTTCACTATGGTTTAACATCAACAGACGTTGTTGATACAGCATTATCTTTCTTACTTCGCCAAGCAAATGAAATTTTAGAAAAAGATATCGAGAATTTCATTGAAATCTTAAAAAATAAAGCACTAGAACATAAAGATACAGTTATGATGGGACGTACACACGGAGTTCACGCTGAGCCGACAACATTTGGATTGAAACTTGCCCTATGGTATCAAGAAATGATTCGTAACTTAGAGCGTTTCAAACATGCAGCCAATGGTGTTCGTGTTGGTAAAATCTCGGGTGCTGTTGGAACATATGCAAACATCGATCCTTTCGTAGAAAAGTTTGTTTGTGAAAAATTAGGCTTAGAAGCAGCTCCAATTTCAACGCAAACATTACAACGTGACCGTCATGCCGAATATATGGCGTCATTAGCATTAATCGCAACATCAATTGAGAAATTTGCAGTTGAAATCCGTGGACTTCAAAAGAGTGAAACACGTGAAGTTGAAGAGTTTTTTGCAAAAGGTCAAAAAGGGTCTTCTGCTATGCCACATAAGCGTAACCCAATTGGTTCTGAAAACATGACAGGTCTTGCACGCGTAATTCGTGGTCATATGTTAACGGCATATGAAAATGTACCATTATGGCATGAAAGAGATATTTCTCACTCTTCAGCAGAACGAATCATCATTCCGGATGCAACAATTGCGTTAAATTACATGCTTAATCGTTTTGGAAACATCGTGAAGAACTTAACGGTATTCCCAGAAAACATGAAGCGTAACATGACAAGAACATATGGATTAATCTATTCTCAGCGTGTGCTTCTTTCTTTGATTGACAAAGGAATGGCTCGTGAAGAAGCATATGACCTTGTTCAACCCAAAACAGCAGAAGCGTGGGAAAAGGGAATTCAATTCCGCGAGTTAGTGGAAGCGGAAGAACGAATTACGTCAGTCCTTTCGCCAGCTGAAATTGATGATTGCTTCGATTATAACTATCACATTAAGAATGTAGATACGATTTTCAAACGTGTAGGTTTATTGTAA
- the purC gene encoding phosphoribosylaminoimidazolesuccinocarboxamide synthase — protein MEKKELLYEGKAKRIYATNQQDVLWIEYKDEATAFNGEKKDTIVGKARLNNEITSIIFTTLTEMGVPNHFVERLSETEQLVKKVTIVPLEVVVRNIYAGSLSKRLGIEEGKALEQPIVEFYYKDDDLGDPLVTEDHIGLLNIATPAQLATMRELGFQVNQALQTLFEKINVRLVDFKLEFGLTEEGTLLLADEISPDTCRLWDKDTNEKFDKDLYRRNIGNIQDGYQEILNRLGGSSC, from the coding sequence GTGGAGAAAAAAGAGTTGCTCTATGAAGGAAAAGCAAAACGGATTTATGCTACAAACCAGCAAGATGTGCTTTGGATTGAATACAAAGATGAAGCAACAGCTTTTAACGGAGAGAAAAAAGACACCATCGTTGGTAAAGCTAGATTAAACAATGAAATTACTTCGATTATTTTTACAACATTAACGGAGATGGGTGTTCCAAACCACTTTGTCGAAAGACTATCTGAGACAGAGCAACTGGTTAAAAAAGTAACGATAGTTCCATTAGAAGTTGTTGTCAGAAATATCTATGCTGGAAGCCTTTCAAAACGATTAGGAATCGAAGAAGGAAAAGCATTAGAGCAACCAATAGTAGAGTTTTACTATAAGGATGACGACTTAGGAGACCCTCTTGTGACAGAAGACCATATTGGCCTTTTGAACATTGCCACACCAGCACAATTAGCAACAATGAGAGAGTTAGGTTTTCAAGTCAATCAAGCACTACAAACTTTATTTGAAAAAATTAACGTTCGTCTCGTAGATTTTAAACTTGAGTTTGGTCTTACCGAAGAAGGTACATTATTGCTAGCTGATGAAATCTCACCGGATACATGCCGACTTTGGGATAAAGATACGAATGAAAAGTTTGATAAAGATTTATACCGTCGTAATATCGGAAACATTCAAGATGGATATCAAGAAATTTTAAATCGATTAGGAGGATCATCATGTTAA
- the purS gene encoding phosphoribosylformylglycinamidine synthase subunit PurS, with amino-acid sequence MLKVKVFVTLKESVLDPQGSAVTNSLHALSYNEVKEVRIGKYMELTLEKGDYDLDTRVKEMCEKLLANTVIEVFRYEVEEVATS; translated from the coding sequence ATGTTAAAAGTTAAAGTATTTGTTACGTTAAAGGAAAGTGTTCTTGACCCACAAGGAAGTGCTGTTACAAATTCTCTTCACGCTCTTTCATACAATGAAGTTAAAGAAGTTCGTATCGGTAAATATATGGAATTAACGCTTGAAAAAGGTGACTATGATTTAGATACAAGAGTGAAAGAAATGTGTGAAAAATTACTAGCTAATACAGTAATCGAAGTATTCCGTTATGAAGTTGAGGAGGTTGCGACATCATGA
- the purQ gene encoding phosphoribosylformylglycinamidine synthase subunit PurQ: MKFAVIVFPGSNCDADMYHAIKDGLGEDVEYVWHAEENLEGFDGILIPGGFSYGDYLRSGAIARFTNVMDSVIKAAEKGVPVLGVCNGFQILLEAGLLPGAMKRNENLKFICRPVNLVVENNETMFTADYEKGQVISIPVAHGEGNYYCDDETFEQLQKNNQIVFTYESNVNGSLNQIAGIMNEKGNVLGMMPHPERAVEDLLGSSDGLKLFTSILRNWRETHVVTS; this comes from the coding sequence ATGAAATTTGCCGTCATAGTATTTCCAGGTTCAAACTGTGATGCGGATATGTACCATGCGATTAAGGATGGTCTTGGTGAGGACGTAGAATATGTATGGCATGCGGAAGAAAACCTTGAAGGATTTGATGGAATTTTAATTCCTGGAGGATTTTCGTATGGAGACTATCTTCGTTCAGGTGCGATTGCGCGTTTTACAAACGTGATGGATTCTGTCATCAAAGCAGCCGAAAAAGGAGTTCCTGTTCTTGGAGTTTGTAACGGGTTCCAAATCTTGCTTGAAGCAGGCTTACTTCCAGGTGCAATGAAGCGTAATGAAAACTTAAAATTTATTTGTCGTCCTGTAAACCTAGTTGTTGAAAACAACGAAACAATGTTTACTGCAGATTATGAAAAAGGACAAGTGATTTCAATTCCAGTAGCGCACGGAGAAGGAAACTACTACTGTGACGATGAAACATTTGAACAATTACAAAAAAACAACCAAATCGTATTTACGTATGAATCCAATGTAAATGGGTCTCTTAATCAAATTGCTGGAATTATGAATGAAAAAGGAAATGTACTAGGCATGATGCCTCACCCAGAGCGTGCGGTAGAAGATTTACTAGGAAGTTCTGATGGCTTAAAGCTTTTCACATCTATTTTACGTAATTGGAGGGAAACTCATGTCGTTACATCGTGA
- the purL gene encoding phosphoribosylformylglycinamidine synthase subunit PurL, with protein MSLHREPNEQEIKDQKIYREMGLTDEEFGMVETILGRLPNYTELGLFSVMWSEHCSYKNSKVLLKKFPVTGEKVLQGPGEGAGIIDIGDEQAVVFKIESHNHPSAIEPYQGAATGVGGILRDVFSMGSRPIALLNSLRFGELESPKVKYLFEQVVAGIAGYGNCVGVPTVGGEVQFDDCYEGNPLVNAMCVGLIDHKDIQKGQAKGVGNTVMYVGASTGRDGIHGATFASEDLSETSEEKRSAVQVGDPFMEKLLLEACLELIQSDALIGIQDMGAAGLTSSSAEMASKAGSGIEMNLDEVPQRETGMSAYEMMLSESQERMLIVVQKGREDEIRQIVEKWGLAAKDVGVVTDDKTLRLLHKGQVVAEVPVDALAEDAPVYHKPSKEPAYYSEFQNEEQFIPNVTNEKEMLLSLLSQPTIASKEWIYDQYDYMVQTNTVVSPGSDAAVVRIRDTKKALAMTTDCNSRYIYLDPEVGGKIAIAEAARNIVCSGGVPLGVTDCLNYGNPEKPEIFWQLEKSTDGMSEACRVLETPVIGGNVSLYNETNGEAIYPTPVIGMVGLIEDTAHITTQDFKAAGDLVYLVGETKAEFGGSELQKLVKGKVTGKSPELDLEVEKRRQQEVLQAIREGVVESAHDLAEGGLSVALAESVMNGKVGASVTIDGEIVTDLFAETQSRYIISVKKENKAAFEAIVKDAKQIGEVTATAGLTITHSNGNTVLTVSHEEIETAWRGAIPCLLKSKA; from the coding sequence ATGTCGTTACATCGTGAACCAAATGAGCAAGAAATTAAAGACCAGAAAATCTACCGTGAAATGGGATTAACAGATGAAGAGTTTGGAATGGTTGAAACTATCTTAGGTCGCCTTCCTAACTATACTGAACTAGGTTTATTCTCTGTTATGTGGTCTGAGCACTGTTCATATAAAAACTCAAAAGTATTACTTAAAAAATTCCCTGTCACAGGTGAAAAAGTTCTTCAAGGACCTGGTGAAGGTGCTGGGATTATCGATATCGGTGATGAGCAAGCTGTTGTGTTCAAAATCGAAAGCCATAACCATCCTTCAGCCATTGAACCGTACCAAGGAGCTGCTACAGGTGTTGGAGGCATCCTTCGTGACGTGTTCTCTATGGGTTCTCGTCCAATCGCATTATTAAATTCATTACGCTTTGGTGAATTAGAATCTCCAAAAGTAAAATATTTATTTGAGCAAGTTGTTGCAGGTATTGCTGGATATGGAAACTGTGTTGGTGTTCCAACAGTTGGTGGAGAAGTTCAATTTGACGATTGCTATGAAGGAAATCCTTTAGTTAATGCCATGTGTGTTGGACTAATTGATCATAAAGATATTCAAAAAGGACAAGCCAAAGGCGTAGGAAATACCGTCATGTACGTTGGTGCGTCTACAGGTCGTGATGGAATTCACGGAGCTACATTCGCTTCAGAAGATTTAAGCGAAACGTCTGAAGAAAAGCGTTCAGCTGTTCAAGTTGGAGACCCGTTCATGGAGAAGCTTTTACTTGAAGCTTGTCTTGAATTGATTCAATCTGATGCACTTATCGGTATTCAAGATATGGGTGCAGCCGGATTAACATCATCTTCAGCAGAAATGGCAAGTAAAGCGGGATCTGGAATTGAGATGAATCTTGATGAGGTTCCTCAACGTGAAACAGGCATGTCAGCATATGAAATGATGCTTTCTGAATCTCAAGAAAGAATGTTAATTGTCGTTCAAAAAGGTCGCGAAGATGAAATTCGCCAAATCGTAGAAAAATGGGGATTAGCCGCTAAAGATGTTGGAGTGGTAACGGATGATAAAACGCTTCGCCTTTTACATAAAGGACAAGTCGTTGCTGAAGTTCCAGTTGATGCATTAGCAGAGGATGCACCTGTGTATCATAAGCCTTCGAAGGAACCAGCTTACTATAGTGAATTCCAAAACGAAGAGCAATTTATCCCTAATGTAACAAATGAAAAAGAAATGCTTCTTTCTCTACTATCTCAGCCGACCATTGCGAGCAAAGAGTGGATTTATGATCAATATGACTATATGGTTCAAACAAATACAGTGGTAAGCCCTGGTTCAGACGCAGCGGTTGTTCGTATTCGTGATACGAAAAAAGCACTTGCGATGACAACTGATTGTAACTCTCGTTATATTTACCTAGACCCAGAAGTCGGTGGAAAAATTGCAATTGCAGAAGCTGCTCGTAACATCGTTTGTTCTGGTGGAGTACCATTAGGCGTGACGGATTGCTTAAACTATGGAAATCCTGAAAAACCAGAAATCTTCTGGCAGTTAGAAAAATCAACTGACGGTATGAGTGAAGCGTGCCGTGTGTTAGAAACACCAGTTATTGGCGGTAATGTATCACTTTATAACGAAACAAATGGAGAAGCCATCTATCCAACACCTGTTATTGGTATGGTCGGATTAATTGAAGATACAGCTCATATTACAACACAAGACTTTAAAGCAGCTGGAGACCTTGTCTATCTAGTAGGGGAAACAAAAGCTGAGTTTGGTGGTAGTGAGTTACAAAAGCTTGTGAAAGGAAAAGTTACTGGGAAGTCACCAGAACTTGATCTTGAAGTAGAAAAGCGTCGTCAACAAGAAGTACTTCAAGCGATTCGCGAAGGTGTTGTTGAGTCTGCTCATGATTTAGCTGAGGGCGGATTAAGCGTAGCGTTAGCTGAAAGTGTCATGAATGGGAAAGTTGGAGCTAGCGTAACCATTGATGGTGAAATCGTGACAGATTTATTTGCAGAAACTCAATCAAGATATATTATTTCTGTGAAAAAAGAAAACAAAGCTGCATTTGAGGCCATTGTAAAAGATGCAAAACAAATCGGGGAAGTAACAGCTACTGCCGGCTTAACAATTACTCATAGCAATGGAAATACAGTTCTTACTGTATCACATGAAGAAATAGAAACTGCTTGGAGGGGAGCAATTCCATGCTTGCTGAAATCAAAGGCTTAA
- the purF gene encoding amidophosphoribosyltransferase — translation MLAEIKGLNEECGVFAIWGHKDAASISYYGLHSLQHRGQEGAGIVVSDGEKLSIHKGNGLVNEVFGSGVLNDLHGKAAIGHVRYATAGGGGLANVQPLLFRSQTSSLAVAHNGNLVNANQLKHQLESQGSIFQSTSDTEVLAHLIKRSAYPRLIDKVMNSLTMLKGAYAFAILTEDEMIVALDPNGLRPLSLGKLGDAYVVASETCAFDVIGAKFEREVQPGEIIRFTDEGMEATQFASSVPRAICSMEYIYFARPDSNVDEINVHTARKNLGKQLALESPVEADVVTGVPDSSISAAIGYAETTGIPYELGMIKNRYVGRTFIQPSQELREQGVKMKLSAVRGVVEGKRVVMIDDSIVRGTTSKRIVNMLREAGATEVHVRISSPPIKNPCYYGIDTSTKEELIAATHSIEEMREMMGADTLAFLSMEGLYNGLGRDKEVSNCGQCVACFTGQYPTEIYPDTIHPHDKC, via the coding sequence ATGCTTGCTGAAATCAAAGGCTTAAACGAAGAGTGTGGGGTATTTGCCATCTGGGGTCATAAAGACGCGGCATCGATATCCTACTATGGCTTACACAGCCTTCAACATCGCGGGCAAGAAGGAGCAGGTATCGTAGTATCTGACGGAGAAAAGCTTTCGATTCATAAAGGAAACGGACTTGTAAACGAAGTATTTGGATCTGGGGTATTAAATGACCTTCACGGAAAAGCGGCAATTGGACATGTCCGTTATGCAACAGCAGGAGGAGGAGGGCTAGCTAATGTTCAGCCCCTTCTTTTTCGCTCACAAACGAGTAGCTTAGCTGTTGCCCATAACGGAAATTTAGTCAATGCCAATCAACTCAAGCACCAGCTTGAGAGCCAAGGAAGTATCTTTCAATCGACTTCAGATACAGAGGTGCTTGCGCATTTAATTAAAAGAAGTGCCTATCCTCGTTTAATTGATAAGGTAATGAATAGTTTAACAATGTTAAAAGGGGCATATGCATTTGCCATTTTAACGGAAGATGAAATGATCGTTGCACTTGATCCGAATGGATTACGTCCGCTTTCTCTTGGAAAACTGGGCGATGCCTATGTCGTTGCTTCAGAAACATGTGCATTTGATGTAATTGGCGCAAAGTTTGAGCGTGAAGTTCAACCAGGAGAAATCATTCGTTTTACGGATGAAGGAATGGAAGCGACTCAATTTGCTTCATCTGTTCCAAGAGCAATCTGTAGTATGGAGTACATTTATTTTGCAAGACCAGACAGTAATGTCGATGAAATCAATGTCCATACAGCACGTAAAAACCTAGGGAAACAATTAGCACTTGAGTCTCCAGTAGAAGCTGATGTGGTTACAGGTGTTCCTGATTCAAGTATTTCAGCTGCGATTGGATATGCTGAAACGACTGGGATTCCTTATGAGCTTGGCATGATAAAAAATAGATATGTTGGACGTACGTTCATTCAGCCTTCACAAGAATTACGTGAGCAAGGGGTAAAAATGAAGCTTTCTGCTGTGCGAGGAGTCGTTGAGGGAAAACGTGTTGTCATGATTGATGATTCGATTGTACGCGGAACGACAAGTAAACGTATCGTGAACATGCTAAGAGAAGCTGGAGCAACTGAAGTTCATGTCAGAATTAGTTCACCGCCTATAAAAAACCCTTGCTATTACGGGATTGATACATCAACAAAAGAAGAACTCATTGCAGCGACTCATTCCATTGAAGAAATGAGAGAAATGATGGGTGCTGATACACTCGCATTTTTAAGTATGGAAGGGTTGTATAATGGGCTCGGTCGAGATAAGGAAGTTAGCAATTGCGGGCAATGTGTCGCTTGTTTTACAGGACAATACCCAACTGAAATTTACCCGGATACGATTCATCCACACGATAAGTGTTAA